DNA sequence from the Salifodinibacter halophilus genome:
TGGATTGTCGCGCAGAGCGGCCGATAACTGCGATTTGTAGGTTGATTGCAGTTCCTCGGGATGTGGCACTTGCGCCTGAATGGTGCCGCCCCGAGCTTCAAACGAGCGCGCGAACGCGTCCGATAGCCCTTGCCCGTAAGGGTTATTGACATACAACGTGGCGGCGGTCTTGTGCTTATAGTCGTCGAGGATTTCACCGTTGACCAGTTGGGCATCGACGCGGCCTTGCAACGCATCCGATGCCGTGGTCCGAAACAGCAGATCGGCCTGTTTATCTTCGGGCAGCATCGTGATCAGCGGTGAGGTCGAGCCATAGGCGACGTGCAGCACTTGATTGGGGATCGTGGCCGAGGTTGCTACTGCGGTTGTTACACCACTCGACCAGGATCCGGTGATGGCCGGGACGCCGGCCGATTGGATCAATTTACGCGCCGCTTCGGTGGCTGCTGTCGGTAGCGTATTCGTATCTTCGGTTGCGAGTTCCGAAATCAGCGGGCCGCCTAAGACCGCCTTCGCCGCTTCGTTGAGCTGTTCAGCCGCCAGGTGGCCTGCGTCCCGCCAGAATGGGCCGTATTCGGATCCCGATCCGGTCATCGGTACGAGTTGGCCGAGGGGGAAAGCCGGTGGCGCTTCGTTGGCCATAAGCGACAGCGGCTTGCTGCCGAGGGCGAGGGCACCGCTGGTCACAGCCGTCGATTGCAGAAATCGGCGTCGGCTTATGGACCGGGCTGTTGTATCGTCATCACCGTTATCGGACATTGTTGTCGCCTCCCGTTGGCGCCAGCAGGCCTCAGAGCGCATACAGCACAGTCTGGGCCAGCTGCTTGACAATCAAATCATTGCCTGATTCTGAAACTA
Encoded proteins:
- a CDS encoding ABC transporter substrate-binding protein, translating into MSDNGDDDTTARSISRRRFLQSTAVTSGALALGSKPLSLMANEAPPAFPLGQLVPMTGSGSEYGPFWRDAGHLAAEQLNEAAKAVLGGPLISELATEDTNTLPTAATEAARKLIQSAGVPAITGSWSSGVTTAVATSATIPNQVLHVAYGSTSPLITMLPEDKQADLLFRTTASDALQGRVDAQLVNGEILDDYKHKTAATLYVNNPYGQGLSDAFARSFEARGGTIQAQVPHPEELQSTYKSQLSAALRDNPDVLFLPSYPGHTSTFLKESRDIFDYTSWLFTDGNKSTDVIDAVGGKALAGSYGTAPSADTSFGPYKDFAKAYAEQKGNERVPPFTSSAYDAVVTIGLAAARVIAQGDKVTGQSLHDSLRPVTNAPGTQVSGGTVDGLKKALTLIKKGEDVDYRGAAGDIEFDKNGDVKVPVSIWRYTADGKIETIDLRDPDQIPDK